A stretch of Solea senegalensis isolate Sse05_10M linkage group LG10, IFAPA_SoseM_1, whole genome shotgun sequence DNA encodes these proteins:
- the mpi gene encoding mannose-6-phosphate isomerase produces the protein MEEVRVFPLTCAVQNYAWGKHGLDSEVAKLVVGGDPLAVIEDGKPYAELWMGAHPKGDAQIKDNRIAQTTLGQWIAHFPACLGSKVKDTFQGQLPFLFKVLSVNTALSIQAHPNRELAARLHAHFPEYYPDNNHKPEMAIALTPFQGLCGFRPVEEILEFLKCVPEFHALVGKEAVEELQCSVGDAVRISQALKKCFTRMMNCEKKVFVDQLNMLVKRVTEEVAAGKDTSSSNGDLLLRLHSQYPGDIGCFSIYFLNNMVLDPGQAMFLGANEPHAYLYGDCIECMACSDNTVRAGLTPKYIDVNTLCEMLNYSPAPASSKIFPCVQDPSDPCVELYDPPVPDFSVMRIQVPASVKQYTMAPVDSASILLVIEGDAVATSVAALSDVTLRRGTVLFVSANESVSLHITSSSGMNMFRACCLL, from the exons ATGGAGGAAGTGAGAG TGTTTCCCCTGACCTGTGCTGTGCAAAACTATGCATGGGGTAAACATGGGCTGGACAGCGAGGTGGCTAAACTGGTCGTAGGTGGAGACCCACTAGCTGTCATAGAGGATGGCAAGCCTTATGCTGAG TTGTGGATGGGTGCCCACCCAAAAGGTGACGCCCAGATAAAAGACAACAGGATCGCACAGACCACGCTGGGCCAGTGGATCGCCCACTTCCCTGCCTGCCTGGGCTCCAAAGTTAAAGACACTTTCCAGGGTCAGCTGCCCTTCCTCTTCAAAGTCCTCTCTGTCAATACAGCTCTGTCCATACAGGCCCATCCTAACAGG GAGTTAGCTGCTCGTCTCCATGCTCACTTTCCGGAGTACTATCCAGACAACAACCACAAGCCAGAGATGGCCATTGCCCTCACCCCCTTCCAGGGCCTCTGTGGCTTCAGACCAGTGGAGGAGATCCTGGAGTTCCTTAAAT GTGTCCCAGAGTTCCATGCTCTGGTGGGCAAGGAGGCGGTGGAGGAGCTGCAGTGCAGCGTGGGAGATGCAGTTCGTATAAGCCAGGCACTGAAGAAGTGCTTCACCAGGATGATGAACTGTGAGAAGAAGGTGTTTGTAGACCAGCTCAACATGCTGGTGAAGAGAGTCACTGAGGAGG TTGCAGCGGGAAAGGACACATCGAGCAGCAACGGTGACCTGTTGCTCCGTCTCCACTCTCAGTATCCTGGTGACATTGGCTGCTTTTCCATCTATTTCCTCAACAACATGGTCCTGGATCCTGGTCAGGCCATGTTCCTGGGAGCCAACGAGCCTCATGCATACCTTTATGGAG ACTGCATCGAGTGTATGGCCTGCTCAGACAACACAGTGAGGGCCGGTCTCACGCCAAAATACATCGATGTGAACACGCTGTGTGAAATGCTCAACTACAGCCCTGCGCCTGCCAGCTCCAAAATCTTCCCATGTGTCCAGGACCCTTCAGACCCGTGTGTGGAGCTCTACGACCCACCAGTGCCAGACTTCAGTGTGATGAGGATACAG GTACCGGCGTCGGTGAAGCAGTACACCATGGCTCCTGTTGACAGTGCCAGCATCCTCCTGGTCATTGAAGGCGATGCCGTGGCGACCTCCGTCGCTGCCCTATCTGATGTCACCCTGAGGCGGGGTACTGTCCTGTTTGTCTCGGCCAATGAGAGTGTCTCTCTGCATATCACCTCCTCGTCAGGCATGAACATGTTTCGTGCCTGCTGCCTCCTGTAG